In the genome of Triticum urartu cultivar G1812 chromosome 5, Tu2.1, whole genome shotgun sequence, one region contains:
- the LOC125511266 gene encoding protein HLB1-like, with translation MPDMEESTQPKPADPELPNGAGDPDESEPPSPAAAEAPAAAPAAEAAEEVAGVDEVLVRSEPPKGAGTNADGWRPYTMGELLGEAAAAGRSDFATDGNGAGSATPERSSQDSLQLSSHHDVAMDLINSVTGVDEEGRSRQRILTFAAKRYISAIERNPEDPDAYYNWALVLQESADNVDPSSDSSKDSLLEEACKKYAEATRLCPTLYDAYYNWAIAIADRAKMRGRTKEAEELWQQAIRNYDKAVQLSWNSPQALNNWGLGLQELSAIVPAKDKQTIIKTAISKFRSAIQLQFDFHRAIYNLGTVLYGLAEDTSRSGGADTSPNDLYSQSAIYVAAAHALKPNYSVYRSALRLVRSMLPLPYLKVGYLTAPPADDPIAPHKHWERSQFILNHMELQQVNDSESAPVKANALVEKAKRFIKVDVADIVSVSTCSDLTLPPGAGLCINTTHGPVFLVADTWESLDGWLDAIRLVYTIFARGKTDVLAGIITG, from the exons ATGCCGGACATGGAGGAGTCCACGCAGCCCAAGCCCGCCGACCCGGAGCTCCCCAACGGCGCCGGGGACCCGGACGAGTCGGAGCCGCCGTCGCCCGCTGCCGCGGAGGCGCCTGCCGCCGCACCGGCGGCAGAGGCTGCAGAGGAGGTGGCGGGTGTGGACGAGGTCCTGGTGAGATCGGAGCCGCCCAAGGGCGCGGGGACGAACGCGGACGGCTGGCGCCCCTACACCATGGGGGAGTTGCTcggggaggccgccgccgccgggaGATCCGACTTCGCCACCGACGGGAATGGGGCCGGATCCGCCACCCCCGAGCGCTCCAG CCAGGACAGCCTGCAACTCTCATCCCATCATGATGTTGCCATGGACTTGATAAATAGTGTCACTGGGGTTGATGAGGAAGGTCGCTCTCGCCAACGTATTCTTACCTTTGCAGCCAAAAG ATATATTAGCGCCATTGAAAGAAATCCAGAAGACCCTGATGCATATTATAACTGGGCCCTAGTTCTCCAG GAAAGTGCTGACAACGTGGATCCTAGTTCTGATTCTTCGAAAGATTCATTGCTTGAGGAGGCTTGCAAGAAGTATGCTGAAGCTACACGACTTTGTCCAACACTGTATGAT GCATATTACAACTGGGCTATTGCTATAGCTGACCGGGCCAAAATGCGTGGGCGTACCAAAGAGGCTGAAGAACTCTGGCAGCAG GCTATAAGGAACTACGACAAGGCCGTCCAGTTAAGTTGGAACAGCCCCCAG GCTCTCAACAACTGGGGCCTTGGACTGCAG GAATTGAGTGCGATTGTTCCTGCTAAAGACAAGCAAACAATCATAAAAACAGCTATAAGTAAG TTTCGTTCTGCCATCCAGTTGCAGTTTGACTTCCACCGGGCTATTTACAACCTTGGAACTGTCCTG TATGGCTTGGCAGAGGATACCTCGAGGTCTGGAGGGGCCGATACCTCTCctaatgatctgtatagtcagtCTGCTATTTACGTTGCAGCTGCTCATGCATTGAAGCCAAATTATTCG GTTTATCGCAGTGCTCTACGGTTGGTCCGCTCAATG CTACCGTTGCCATATTTGAAAGTGGGATATTTGACTGCTCCTCCGGCAGACGACCCCATTGCACCACACAAACATTGGGAGAGGTCACAGTTCATCTTAAACCACATGGAACTCCAGCAG GTCAATGATTCCGAAAGCGCACCTGTCAAAGCAAACGCGCTCGTGGAGAAAGCCAAAAGGTTTATCAAGGTAGACGTCGCAGACATAGTTTCAGTGTCCACGTGCTCCGATCTGACCCTGCCCCCTGGCGCCGGCCTTTGTATAAACACAACTCATGGGCCCGTGTTCTTG GTTGCTGATACCTGGGAGTCTCTCGATGGCTGGCTAGATGCGATACGTCTGGTGTACACCATATTTGCAAGAGGGAAGACCGATGTCCTGGCGGGCATCATCACCGGCTGA
- the LOC125506307 gene encoding glycolipid transfer protein 3-like, with protein MEREKMERGKSELRMAIDDLCLPSSGDGEYQEQQGKVRRSSTMDLLCVSNQLLRVLDAIGPTLLVLRQDIKQNVETIQYLHARDSLKYASLTAIVIEEVEEGTSKKAHSCTRAIIWLARSVDFSIRLLERLVKNQESSLQEMVEEAYESTLKPFHGWISSAAYRMRLGQRF; from the exons ATGGAAAGGGAGAAGATGGAGAGGGGCAAGTCTGAGCTGAGGATGGCCATCGACGACCTCTGCTTGCCCAGCTCAGGAGATGGTGAATATCAGGAGCAGCAGGGGAAAGTTAGGAGGTCATCCACCATGGATCTCCTCTGTGTCTCCAACCAGCTTCTACGTGTCCTTG ATGCGATTGGGCCAACGCTTCTAGTCCTCAGACAAGACATTAAGCAAAATGTTGAG ACAATACAATATCTCCATGCAAGAGACTCTTTGAAGTATGCGAGCTTGACGGCGATCGTGATAGAGGAAGTGGAGGAAGGGACCTCGAAGAAGGCCCACAGTTGTACCAGGGCAATTATCTGGCTGGCTAG ATCGGTGGATTTCTCGATACGTTTGCTGGAGAGATTAGTGAAGAACCAAGAGTCAAGCCTGCAAGAGATGGTGGAAGAAGCATATGAGAGCACCCTGAAGCCATTCCATGGATGGATCTCATCAGCTGCTTACAGG